A segment of the Eubalaena glacialis isolate mEubGla1 chromosome 14, mEubGla1.1.hap2.+ XY, whole genome shotgun sequence genome:
TTCCATATATTGAAAGTTCCTGGCCTTCCTACTGAATGGTTAATATTGAGCTTGATTACGGCCTTTTATTAGTCTTGTGTCTTCTCATCTTTAGGTCCTAACTCAATTTTGAGGAATCCAAGATTGTTTATTGTAATTGTTGTTTTAAGAATACAGAAGGAGGCCTCAGCAGACCTAAACCAGTCAGAAGGGACTGTAGCATTGAAGATAGAATGGCCCTGGAAACCCAAAAGTGTTCCACTTTGCATAGTTTTATGGACTGTGGACAGAATCTATTTCTTGAAACAACCCTTTTAGGTCCTAGCTGTGCCCAAGAGCAAACTTCTCTTTATTCCAGTGTGCTGGATGCTAACATGTAAATTGCATCATTTAAtaagatttattgaggtataatttacaaacaataaatcccaCCCTTTTATTAAGTgtatagcttgatgaattttaatacatatatatagttttgtAATTACCATTataatcaagaaacagaacacttCCGTCACCCTAAAAGTTCGCTCATGCTCGTTTTTATTCAGTCCCTTCCCCCACACCAGTTCCTGGCAACCACTTATCTGATTTTTGttcctataattttgccttttccagaatgttgtataagtggaatcacagtaTTTAACTTGCATTTGACTTTTTTCATTCAGTGTAATGCTTTTGtgatccatccatgttattgcatgtatcagtaatatgttcttttttattgctgagtaatagttCTATTATGTGGATGTacctttgtttatccattcaccagctgatTGACATTGGAGTTGTTGCCAGGTTTTAGCTgtcatgaataaagctgctctaaacattCATTAACAGGTCTTTGTGGACAgaggttttcatttcagttaaaaatatgtAGGAGTGGGACCTCATTTTAGTTACTTTATGAAGGAGGTATTCTCCCCACTTACAGGTCAAAGAAATTGGACATTTTGGGCAACATGATAAATAGAGCCTGCTTCTAGGAGATATTTCCTTATTGGGAGAAGTGAACATAACAGTGTCTTAGAAATAGAGTATAGTTGACTCTTCAACAACTTGGAGACTAGGGGTACCCACCCTCCTCGCAGTTTAAAATCCCCGTATAActaacttatagttggccctccatatctgtggttccacATTCGTGGATTTCACCACCTGTGGATCGTgtggtactgtagtatttacgATTGAAAAAAATTCGTGTATACATGGACCtacgcagttcaaacccgtgttgttcaagggtcaaaggTACTATTTCTGATGGATGGGTGACAGCAGCTCTAATCCATCTGTCTAATGGGAGAGTTTAAAAAGAATTAACCTTCTTTTTTCCTTGCAGTTACGGAGGAAAGCCGTGAAGAGCCAGCATTCCAGAATTTTATGCAAGAATCAATGGCACAGTACTGGAAGAGAAACAACAAATAGTTTCTAAAGTCCAAAATTTTGGAACTCTGTGTGAAGGGACTATCCTTATCTCTGATTGGGGGCTACTGTAAAGGACAATTTTGTTCAGGATAGCAGTTTCTCTTATTAGTGAAATCTCCTGACTCAGATGAAGCCAGGGATAGAATACATTTGGACCTGGCAGGTAGATGCTGATTCCCCTTGGcattttccttggatttatgcaAGGAAGGATATTCTGTTTTTGGATGCTGATATCCCTTCAAGCCTAAAACTACAAGTTTTATCATTTGAATGCACATACTTTTGCTGCTGATGGACAGAATAGAGAGAGAACTTAGTAGGCTGGATCTGTAGCCTCTACTTCTCCAGCATCTTGCCTTTGAACCTGTACCACGAGTTCCCCTCCTTTTAGCAGAAAGAGAGGGGAAACAGGAGCTTGTCCAGAGTGGCAGTGGAGTCTCCTTGGCAACCAATCAATCTTGGTGTGAAATGTGCCTCACACTGGGTAGCTCATTGTAGAACACCAGGTTCATTGAAGAAAGTGGGCAAAACATTGTTAACAAATAAGAATTCTACTTTAGAGGGTGACTTGGATAAAGAGTTTTTAATCTTAACTTTGTTGTAAGCCTGCTTGTCAtaatttcaaataagaaaattatcACAAATAGTCACTGCAGTTCAGAAGAGAGGTTTAAAGCCATATGATGTTTACTAAAGTTCCATGTACATACCACACCTAGTAACCAGGTACAAAGCCAGGCCCTGTTTGTTTTGTACTTTAACTTAATGCAGTGTATCCTTAGTGATTTACTCAAAGGCCACGGATTTGGGTCAGTTGCACATTCCATATATAACAGCCCTGGTAAGGGTTTGCTTTGCCTCCACATTCTTCACGGTATCTTAAAACATTATACATTTCTCTTAAGGAATTTTATTCCTGCCTAACCTGTATtccagatcagtggttctcaaagtgtggtctctggaCCAGAAGCAGCAGCATCATCTGGGAAGTTACTAAAAATGGGACATTCAAGACCTAAATCAGAaacgggggggtggggtgggggctagCAGTCCGTTTTACTAAggcctccaggggattctgatgcatgctaagtTCAGAACAATATTCTAACTAACTCAAACAGCCTATGACGTAATTCTAGGCCAGGTGAATCTCAGATATCAATGTGCTTATGACCTGCTTTATCACAGTACCCCAACCTTGACCATCTGGTGCCTATTCTCCAATCtaacattctaaaaataaataaaagtgttttgttttacatGAAGTATTAATTTCAGTATTCTATAACTAATGGGAAGCACTGGTCTAAAAACTTGAACCTGTTCTTTAAGAGGAAACCATTTGCACAGCAAAACTCTGAACATACCTGATTTTTTCCCTTAGTGCCTTTGTATACTTTTTCCTTAAAGAGGAACTTGTCTGGCCTATGCTATAAGCTCCATAAGGGCAGAGACAGTCTTACTCATCTGTGTATCCCTTGCAGAGGACCCAgtacataataggtactcaataaatgtttgctaagtgaatgaattaaatactAGGTGGCTACTTTGTGGAAACTGACTACCTGATGTGTACTTTCATCAATAAATAAGGGAAAATGAAGCTAAGCCTGGAACAGGAAGGGTTTAGATAAATGTGCCAAGGATGTACAATTAGCAAACTTATAAATGATCTGGTAACAGTTTAAATTATAACCTCATTTTGTTGCTATTGCATTCATATTTATTCTCAGTGCTGGACTTTAAGGCACTCAATGACGTGGGCCTTGATTTCTGGTCTCCACTAAAGGAGTGCTCTAACTTTCACAAGACTTGTATTCTGCACCCCCAAACCAAACTTCAGCAGTATTTAACATGCACACATTTGCTAATTACTCCTGATTATTCCAGTGCTACATcatttacttaataaatactgATTGAGACTATCAGATGCCAAACAGGGCAGATACTGCTATGGATGAGTAACAGCAGTAAAGTTGTTCAAGACATGATGTAAAGCAGAAAGGTGCATACTGTTATCCTTTCAGAGGCTGCCCATCCAGTAGAAACATAATGTGCAGAGAATTCTGGCAAAGGAATGGACTGTCCTCTGATGGCCAAGCAGATGCAACAAATGAAATAGGCATAAGCCTGTCCTTGGACAGGTCCTGTTTGCTTCAttcacaaaggagaaaaatgaaaggagcAATGAAAAAGTGTACgtggtgaaaataataaaaaaaaaaatctgaatggaaataagaaaataaagatggtgGAAATACATGGAATAAgtctagagaaggaagaagaaaatatgtgGCTGAGATAGTAGAGGGCTGTCTGAATAAGCAAAAAGGCTGTTTACCACAGACCGCTCTGACTTCATAGGCGACCTCATGGGCAGCaaaaacagtttgaaaaaaagACTACTGATAAGCTATGCAATGTTTAGCTATTTCCTATTAGGTATTATTAGCACTGGATTCCCAAGGACTTGGACCAAAAATGAAGCAAgtcaaaaaaaaattgacatctGATACCAGCATATATTTACTTGTGAGTCTATTCAAGCACAGCTTTGAGACTTTACATCTCCATCTTCATAATATCTCTGCAAGATAGGTCAAGCAGTACGATTCTTCTTAGTTGTGCAAGAGAAACAGCTCTAGAGAAGCTAAGTCACTTGTCTAGTCACACAGTAGATGTCAGGGACAGTGCTTTGGTCTCTGGATTACCATCCCAGTGTCATGATGTCTGTGAAAGGTAGCTTGGTTGTTGTGGAAAACTACAAAAACTGGATGCAAAAGGAAAAAGCATACTTATTTGGTTAAATCCAGTTCCACTGATATCAGGAAAACCCACTGTGTTTAAGAATAAAAGTCAAATAACTGTTTATGGAAACGAATTAGAACACATCAGGGTTTTCTGTTGGGTCTTATAGGTCTGGAGAGCAACTCTCCCTCTTTGCCTTATATTTTCCTCATCCTCTTTTTACAGCGCTGGTTGAAAACGGGGGAGGACCCCATGAGGCTGTCAGTGGAGTGGGAGCCGTAGCTGCTGTCTGAGTCATCAGGGCTCTGGGGGATCCCAgcttcactcatgcctgacatgGGCTCCTCGAACACATCGCTGCCCAGCACGCCATGCCCAGAGACGTTGCCTTCTTCACTCTCTTGCGGCTCCATTTTCACGTGGGCCAAGTTCCAAAGAGGGGAAGCATTTACTTCTGTACCTGGGAATGGAAGAAGAACGTAGAACTAACTAGCAGTAAGAAAGGCTGGaacagggcttccccggtggcacagtggttaagaatccgcctgccagtgcaggggacacaggttcgagccctggtccgggaagatcccacatgccatggggcaactgagcctgtgcgccacaactactgagcctgtgctctagagcccatgctccgcaacaagagaagccaccgcaatgagaagcccgcgcaccacaacgaagagtagccccccactcgccgcaactaaagaaagcctgcgcacagcaacgaagacccaatgcagccaaaaataaataaataaataaataaaatttgttttaaaaaatctattaaaaaaaaaaaaaaaggctggaacAAAGTAGGAGGCATGCACCACCCAGGGCCGACTGATGACCTTTGAGAGCAGTTTTCACTCTGATTCTCTACTTGGCTGGAGAATCTGGTTGTTATTCTCTGCTCAAACAGTTACCAACTCTAAATATCTTCTTTTCCACTTCCTCACCCTCCTTTACCCCACCTCATCCACCTCCATTTTCCCTAAACCAGGGAAGTAAAACTGCACATGGAAAGATTCATGGTTCAAAGGCAGGCACAACCATGGGCTCTTGGTCAGGTGTTACATTGGCCTGTCCTTTCATGGGGCTGTCTTGTTTTCCTGCCTTGTGTTTGGGTCCCTGGTCCTCACTCACATTATGAAAAGTTAATGACCAGTACGAAATGCTGGCAGCTGTTCCCAGACTGCTGAAAAGAGACATGACCCCTACATCTGCAACAATTTCTTTTTGGCTCTCCTGCCTCTGTGTCTTCTAGCAACACTGTTCTGTGGTTATTACGTATTCCATGGTGAAAGACTCTCTgcccaatactttaaaaaatgcagcCTAATTCTGTTTAGGCTACACTGGAGGACTGGCTATTTGCATCATTTGTGCATTGATGACATGACAATTTATATTTGTAAAGAACTGAGTGTCTAGACTAATTTGCAATCTAACTGACTTAGGGATCAAGTCATCTGGTTCTGAAGGTAATCACAGGGTCTATCTGGAAGAAGAGGCCAGCTGCCTGTAACTGGGTTGCCCTATTTCAATTCCTTTCAGTTCCAACTTGTTGGGGGGTACTTTAGCAAGGAACCCCAACTATTCAAACATCCCTGAGCAATTAACATTACTCCATCTATCTGGAAGTTGCCTTAATCAATTCAGTACAAGCATCAGGAAAGACCAGAATACAGAGAACAGGAGGCCATCTGCCCACCCAGCTGGGTCAGCTGAATTAACTCTGGTAATCACTTATTGCATCTACATCCTAACTAGAAATAACTTTAAAGAATGTCTGTAAAGCTCTGCTAGTCCTTTCTTCCTTAATTACAAAGAGAATGTTGGTATCTGTAGATCAGTGAAGCTGTATTTGTTTTCAGACTTTCCATTCTCCTGCCCATCCCCACTTTTGTTCTACCATCTCCAGAGTTTGAGTCCAAAACGTAAGAAGTACTGAGATTGGCAGATCTCCCAGAATCAAAATGGGTAAGTTGTTTTCTCTTACTTGAAGCCTGTGGTGAAGCCTCGACCTCCAGGTTAGATGGGAAGCGTTCACTCTGAGCCCCAAGGACTCCCATGGGCAGTGACTGGTCTCCAGAAGCAAGGTCAGCCTCCAGTTCCTCACTGACAGGGAAGGTGATGTCGCTCACAGGTTCCTCCTTGATCTTTACAGGCTTAGTGTCCTCTGTGGCCTTCTCAGGATTGACAATCCTTTCATACTCTTCAGAGAGCTGCTTACTAATCTGTTGGCAAGCAAGAGTCAGTTTTCCAAGTTAAAAGCAAGTTGGATAGTCAGCTTGTGGCATCCCATGGAAAAGCTAACAATATGAATATGCATAAAGCATCACTGCCAAAGGGAATGTGAGTTTGAAATTCGTAAATGACAGAGACATGTAAAGAATATCTGTTTAGCAGAGAATGTGCATGTCATTAATTAAAAGGTACATAAAGGTGAAAAATATTTAGACTGTATTATTATATCAGAACTGGGACAAAAGATCACATTTTTAGCTATAAAAACTAACATTTGACATAGGTACCACAGGTAGATAATGAACACTGTAGGAAATCTGGATCGCTTAGCAAAGACGATTGGGTGTTAAGAATTCCTTACCATATTTTAGATTTGGGGAAACcaaaacagtgaacaaaatgcCTCAGGGTTTCAACAAGGGTTGAAGAGCTCAGATATTTCTGTTTCTAACCAAAAATGGTGTCTCCCCCACCACACTCCACCCTTGGGCAGCATCACCTCACTCTGTCTTGTTTCTTTCTCACAGCACTTAACGCCATCTGAAGTTATTTTGAtcattatttgtttacttgtttttgtttccctttcaaCAAGAGTGCAAGCTCAAGGAACTTGTTAACTGCTGAATCCCATAGTGCCTGACTcacaataggcactcaataaatattcgttGAATAAAAGCATGCTAACCACATGCTATAATTTCACTGACTAAAGCAGACCCCTGAGTCTGGCCAGGTCAGTGATGAGGCCAGTGGAACACAGTCAGGGCCGAGAGGAAAGCAGGATAAGTCCGCTCTGTTCCAAGACCCTGTGCTCTGCACCCTAGAGCAAGTGTTAGGGATCCTGCTGGACACCCCTAGATTACACATCTTTACCCACTTCTCCTCAGGGTCCTCTCACCTGCAGCATGTAACTGTGATAGTCCTTGATGCGGTGCTGCCAGAACTTCTGGAGGGAGAGCACGCTGCCAATGCCCACTTCGTGGAAAACCTGCTCCATCACGTCGGGGAAGGGAGTCTGCCCCAGCCGGGCCTCCTGATCCATAGCAAAGCGCAGCAACTTGGTGAACTTAAGACAATACTCGTGTGCCACATCAGTTAGGGTCTCCAGGACACTTTCGTTAGCACACTCAAAGCCTGCGTGGGCTAGGATTGTGGCCACTGCCTGGTAGAGGAGCTGCCGGCAGGAGTGCCAGCTGAGTTCAGTCACAGGTTCCCCTTTCCCACTGAAAGTGGAGACATGCTAGTGTTATTAGTGCTCTTGCAAAGGGGTGACCTGTCCTGTCTCCCTAGGAGGTTTACAACCCCAATCAAACCACCGGCTCAGCTTTCCAGGGGAATTCTAGGCAGGTTACATAGCCCAGTGTCATCTTGTTGCTGTCAGGGCATGTCTCAACAACCCACAGTCATATCCCTGAGCTGCTCCAATTACATAAAGTTTGAACAGGCAATAGATGCCTGTAGTAAACAGTATAAAAGGGTATCTAGTGAAAAGAAAGTTTCCTTCTCCTTATATCAACTGCTGGATTTTGATCACTTTTAGGATCTGATTAATTGTAAGAGTACAACTCAGATACTGCTCAGTGGTGCTCTATTTCACCAGAACATAGGTTCCTCGCATGCTGGGCAATATATGGACCTCTAGAAATTCACAGTCCCAATTAGGAGATTCTTATTTAACTACAACAGACCATTTGTAAAGCTGGGAAAGGAACTCAATTttataaaagcaatttaaaacatACATAGCTTACAAAGCATTTTTATCCTGTTTTATGCTGTGAAGTGGGTAGGGGTCCATATTTCTTCACATTCCTATCCGGCAGGTGacgaaactgaagttcagagggGCTGACTTGCCAAAAGATTTTTGGTATTATTAAGTGATAGAGCTTCTGCCTTTAGATCCCATGTTCTTAATAATACACTGTTTTGCACCTAATCACTATGACAAAGATCCTAatctttccaaaacaaaacaaaaaacctcaaaaaactGTCTGGTCtcctaaaaataacttttaatgagCTCCTAATAATTTACCCGTTCTCCTGAAATTTCCtatcttctgcctccctctgacaaagtaaatagataaaaataagatAGGGTACAGAAAATTACTTTTCCCCGGTCCATACTTGGCGTGCGCCACCCTGTGCTCGCTGTACAGAGTGCCTGAGGAGCTGCACACCCATGCTGCTGTTACCTGCTCGGTAGCAACTACTGTAATTCACATAATAATTGCAACATAAGAAAACCAACTGCCTAATAACTTTTCATTCACTGTTTGCATCATCATTTCCCATGGCCAGTCTCTCTGGACCAAAAGCTAAAGGCTTCAGAAGTGCCTAATAAACAGAGCTAAATCAGTATTGCTTTGCTTAATATGTGGACccatttcaaaggaaaataattcttCCCGTACCCACATAGCTGATGCAAATTATTTTTGTACAGAGTTTcttaaatatgtataaaacaaactACGTTTAAACTTCTGATGTTCACAGAATCTTCCTaacaattaaaattagaaaattgacACGAAACTACAAATTCTAAATAATAGCATCAATTTAATATGAAGGACAATATTATTTTGTTAAAGGTAAATTGCTCTCAAAATGTAAACTTGGTACTGATTCCCACAGAGTAAGTGTGTTGAAGTTGGGCACATCTATACTAACACGGGGCAAGCATGTAACAACACAGTTCTCCCTCCCTTTTTCACTATTCCAATGTCTTCAGAGCCTTCGATTAGACAATACACCATGACATTTTCTGGCCTTCATCTGGCCCAACTGCAAGCCTTACTTaataagtctatttctgttcttttctcattAGTTTGGGACAATTAAAATAGTAGCAACTATTATCATCAATAGGCAGATGCActaagtgatatacagtattaCTTATGTAGTATTTTTGCCAAACATTTCATTTGAATCTAATCTTGAGGAAATAATCAGCAAATCCAGTCTGATTTGGGACAGCCTACAAGACAAGTGCCCTAAACTCTTAAAAAAGATTAATATCATGTATTATAAAAGGGGGAAGCTACTCTGGCTTAAAAGACActaaagaggcagagaaagacaaatactgtatgatatcatttttatgtggaatctaaaacaaactactgaatataacaaaaaagaaatagactcacagatatagagaacaaactagtggttaccaggggggagagggaaggggcgtGGGGCAAGATAGGAGAAGGggatgaagaggtacaaactactacgtatcaaataaataagctacaaggatatattgtacagcacagagaatatagccaatattttataataactttaaaaggagtataatctataaaaatattgaatcatgatgttgtacacctgaaactaatatagtattgtaaatcaactatacctcaaaaaaaaaaaagaaaaaaaagacactaaagAGGTataacaaccaaatgcaatgcGTGAATCTTTGTTAGGTCCAGGATTGCGGACAAACATACCTGCAAAAGATATTTTGGAGACAACTGGAGAAATCTGAATACAGACATATTAAATGATAGTATTTAATTAGTGTTCATTTACTTTGATGTGATAATGGTTACTGGGATTGTGTAGGAGATTTCCTTATTCTTAGGATAAGGTGAAGAATTTAGGGGTGAAAGAATGCTGAAGAATATAGGGGTGATATATTGCAATGTCtgcaactttaaaatatttggcaaaaaaatcttatgtgtatgtgtatatgtgtacatatatgtttgtatatttgtgtgtaaatgtgtgtatacacacttaCACATATGTGAGAGAAagtaaatgtggcaaaatgttaacaattggtgaATCCAGGTGAAGTGTATTTGGGCGTGTGTCGtactattatttaaatttttctataggTCTGACAAAgttcaaaatgaaaaggaaaaagtaattaTTTGGCACCAAATGCAAACTTTCACACTGAAACCTAGTAGTAGCACTAGGTTATAAGGCAGTCATTCAGAGGATCtggagcagggtttctcaaattGAAATATACTTATGAATATTCTGGAggtcttgttaaaatgaaaattctgattcagcaggtctgggtgggtctgagactctgcatttctaacaagctcccaggtgatgttgatgttGCTGATCTTGGACCAGATTTTGAGTACCAAGGATCAAGAacatttttctattattatttcttaaactatgttatcaaaatgaaaatacacaatTAAAAATTCTTGTATAGAACTCGGAGAGTCCTAATAGTAGGAGAATAAGTCCATGAATCTCATTTTGAGGACACTGAGCTAAACCCATATTACACCTTTTAATTAAACATAAGGACTAGACTCTGAGGACTATGAGGCCATGGCCTATTTTACAAACTAGTGCAGTACCTTGCTCCTagtaaagtgcttggcacatattaggcactcaataaatatttgttgcatcagaaaataaaaaaataacagactCTGGATTCGGAAGATCAGGGTTCAAGTCTTAGACTTCCCACTAATTACCTGAGCAACTTTGGCCAAGGCAATTACTctcatcctcagtttcctcatggaaaTGTGATTACCTGCTTAACAGCGTTGTTGGGAAGATTTTTTGAGAAAAGTAAGATATAGCAAAGCCTTGCCTTACCGATAAAAGTCACTCTCTGGGTCACTGTGCCGGATGTGGAATGGTGCGCTGGGATTCTTACAATCTAAAGGAAGGAGGTCATCAGGAAGAGGAGGTGACCCAGGGCAGGACGGAAGAGGCTCACTCTCTTCAGTCTTTACACCTTCTGTCTGTTGCTGATTCTGGGCCTGAGCTGTGGCAATGAGGTTACGCAGACGTCGGTTGTGCTGGATCAGCTGAATGGTATGGATGGTGAGGCTGCATGGCTCTGAGGGGATGTCCAGCATAGTGGGGGGCTTGGGCTTGTTGGCTGAAGGTTGGTGCAGGGGTGGGTCATGGACTTCTACCAGTCGGAACTCCCGAGGGAGCAAGTCAAAGGAACTTCTGTTGGTCTGGCTTGATGAGATTGGTATCTCTCCCCAGTATCTCAACATTTTGGAATAAGAAAGTAAGAGCTTTCAAGTTAAATGTAGATGATATCCTAAAAGCAGTGTTTTAAAATCTCTAGCAACTGCAGGTTATGGGCTTCTGTAGTGAAAAATGTGAAGTCTAGCCAGTTATTTACATAAAAAGTAGGCAGTTCAAGACCACTTAGAAAAATGTCAGTGTCAGCAACACTGTAGGACCAAGGATGTTCTCCctgaagaaattaagagaaatatAACTGTTAGATGCCAGTCATCACAATCACACACTAGGACAATTCCTACTGGACTGAACCACAAGGTAGAGTTTGGGTCGTCAGTAGATTAATAGCTGCAAGAGTATCTGGGGCTATAGTGTCCATATTTTCCATCTCACCCTACTAACTCATTACCAGAACTGCCATCATACCCAGTCCTGAACGATTTGCAAGGCAAGATGCTTAAATGAGACCTGGAATACTTCTCAGAGTATCTTGACACATCTGTCCTGGATCAgtaggagaaaagggaagagagttAAAGATAGGAAaaggtggttctttttttttttttttttttttgactgtgccatgcagcttgtgggatcttagttcccccgaccagggatagaacccaggtctgggcagtgaaagtgccgagtcctaaccattggaccaccagggaattcccgaggtGGTTCTTAATTTGTGAATGCCAGGCATGGGAACCTTTAACTGGTCCTGGTGGAAAAATTTATGAACCACCAACCTAAACGGTCTTATGCATTCAACTTCTGACGTATACAGGGAAGAATCTGAGGTATCTGCTGTCTCCTAACGAATATCTCTTCCTTCAGTCTCTCCTTATATCTAATCTACTCTCTACAGTAATGCTAGACTTAATATTTTAAACTCATTGCCTACTGGAAAAAAGTCAGtcaaaatttttttggtttaccATTCAACAACGTTTATAGTCTGGCTTCAACTCACCCTTCCAGATTCATTGCCCATATGTCTCTtcaaattcaacaaacatttaccgaATGCCAGGTATCATGGGAAGAGATAAAGACTAATGCAAGATCCTTGCCCTGAAGTGagggagaaaaacataaaaaggacATTTCAATATTAAAGTGTGTGGTAAGAGCTGTTCTAGAGACACAGACCTGGTGCAGTGAGAAAACACAAAGGAGGAACTTCCTGGAGAAAATGACCACCTTAGATCTACCACTATCAGACTACTCAGGTTGAGAATGCCATGCATTTTCACAGCTTAAAGATGTGATCTCTGCCAGAAATGCCCTGACACCCACCACATCCCTGGCAGACTTGTATTCATTCTTAAGTATGGCTTAAGTCACCACCCTCTATCACCTCCCCAGTACATCTCCCTTCATTATATTCTCACAGCACTTTGCATGTCTCCATCACAGCATTTATCCCTATATTTAAACTAGTACTTATCTCAATTTTATTCTTCCATCTATCTCTCACAGCTGTGATCTTAGTACAGTGAGTGCCTACTACATGCCGGGCTTTGCCTTTACTGTTAATTCAATTCTCCCAACCTCtctatgaagtagatactattattttttttttaaattaattaatttatttatttttgtctgcgttgggtcttcgtttctgtgcgagggctttctctagttgcggcaagtgggggccactcttcatcgcggtgcgcaggccccccactatcgcggcctctcttgttgcggagcacaggctccagacgcgcatgctcagtaattgtggctcactggcctagccgctccgcggcatgtgggatcctcccagaccagggcccgaacccgtgtcccctgcattggcaggcagactctcaaccactgcgccaccagggaagccccagtaaatactattattaaCCCACTTTTCAGATGTGGAAGCTGAGGCTTACTGTCTTGCCTAATGTCAGAAATGGCTGAGAGGGAAAATCAACACGGCCAGGCTCCAGGGCCTGCACTCTTAACAACTACACTATGCTGCCTCATTAATTGGTTTCGGAAAGAATAAAAGAACGaacgaataaatgaatgaaccaagTGACAACAAAAATCGCCCTCTCCCCTAGCTTCACCGAAAGGAGCACGAAGGACAGACAGCAAGCACAAGCAATGCCCAAGTCCCTAGGGGGGCTCCTCCGTCACCGTCAGCAGGCGCAGGCGCCAATCACAGGGTCCT
Coding sequences within it:
- the SUPT7L gene encoding STAGA complex 65 subunit gamma — protein: MLRYWGEIPISSSQTNRSSFDLLPREFRLVEVHDPPLHQPSANKPKPPTMLDIPSEPCSLTIHTIQLIQHNRRLRNLIATAQAQNQQQTEGVKTEESEPLPSCPGSPPLPDDLLPLDCKNPSAPFHIRHSDPESDFYRGKGEPVTELSWHSCRQLLYQAVATILAHAGFECANESVLETLTDVAHEYCLKFTKLLRFAMDQEARLGQTPFPDVMEQVFHEVGIGSVLSLQKFWQHRIKDYHSYMLQISKQLSEEYERIVNPEKATEDTKPVKIKEEPVSDITFPVSEELEADLASGDQSLPMGVLGAQSERFPSNLEVEASPQASSTEVNASPLWNLAHVKMEPQESEEGNVSGHGVLGSDVFEEPMSGMSEAGIPQSPDDSDSSYGSHSTDSLMGSSPVFNQRCKKRMRKI